From a region of the Gordonia sp. PP30 genome:
- a CDS encoding DUF3558 family protein produces the protein MGTRVDSWIWGIRLTKTRSAAGAACRAGHVQVNGVTAKSATTVAVGDEVRVRLDGRERIVEVTKLISKRTSAPLAAECYIDRSPPPPPREVIASIPRRDPGAGRPTKRERRQIDKLRGSATLVLAAALMLTLGACGGSDDDGAAPASATPKAGTGPKFQRCGGLTLEEVEQATGLHNLKLRIDNPSVCEWRSGSVRNDGQVASFNWYRGSPIGRERGHEQLSREYMPVDIKIAGYPGFLAKMDPICEVGVQFENDFIEISVTDDQRQGMQTVPMDTMCNGAQKLATDSIERAS, from the coding sequence ATGGGGACGCGTGTCGACAGCTGGATCTGGGGCATCCGGCTGACCAAGACACGTTCCGCCGCGGGCGCGGCGTGCCGGGCCGGACACGTCCAGGTCAACGGGGTCACCGCGAAATCCGCGACCACCGTGGCGGTCGGCGACGAGGTCCGGGTGCGCCTGGACGGGCGGGAACGGATCGTCGAGGTCACCAAGCTGATCAGTAAGCGCACCTCGGCGCCGCTCGCGGCCGAGTGCTACATCGATCGCAGCCCGCCGCCCCCGCCGCGCGAGGTGATCGCCAGCATTCCGCGGCGCGATCCCGGCGCGGGCCGGCCGACCAAGCGGGAGCGCCGCCAGATCGACAAGCTCCGCGGGAGCGCCACGCTGGTGCTCGCCGCCGCGCTGATGCTCACCCTCGGCGCATGCGGCGGATCGGATGACGACGGCGCGGCGCCGGCGTCGGCCACACCGAAGGCGGGCACCGGGCCGAAATTCCAGCGCTGCGGTGGTCTCACCCTCGAGGAGGTGGAGCAGGCCACCGGCCTCCACAACCTCAAGCTCCGCATCGACAACCCATCGGTCTGCGAATGGCGGTCGGGCTCGGTCCGGAACGACGGCCAGGTGGCGTCGTTCAACTGGTACCGCGGCTCGCCGATCGGCCGCGAGCGCGGGCACGAACAGCTCTCCCGCGAGTACATGCCCGTCGACATCAAGATCGCGGGCTACCCCGGCTTCCTCGCCAAGATGGACCCGATCTGCGAGGTCGGCGTCCAATTCGAGAACGACTTCATCGAGATCTCGGTGACCGACGACCAGCGCCAGGGCATGCAGACGGTACCGATGGACACGATGTGCAACGGTGCGCAGAAGCTCGCCACCGACTCGATCGAGCGCGCGTCATGA
- a CDS encoding SHOCT domain-containing protein, with protein MDWGNWWNVLWYTIVVFAFIAYLIVLFMVLTDLFRDRKLATGWKCVWIFFLVVFPYLTAFVYIIARGPGMAERSAAAQHAADAQAREYIRDAAGTATPADQIATAKALLDAGTITEDEFAAIKAKALA; from the coding sequence ATGGATTGGGGCAACTGGTGGAATGTTCTCTGGTACACGATCGTGGTCTTCGCGTTCATCGCGTACCTGATCGTCCTGTTCATGGTCCTGACGGATCTGTTCCGTGACCGTAAGCTCGCCACCGGCTGGAAGTGTGTCTGGATCTTCTTCCTGGTGGTCTTCCCGTATCTGACGGCGTTCGTGTACATCATCGCGCGCGGCCCCGGTATGGCTGAGCGCTCGGCGGCCGCGCAGCACGCGGCCGACGCGCAGGCCCGCGAGTACATCCGCGACGCTGCGGGCACTGCGACCCCGGCCGATCAGATCGCGACGGCCAAGGCGCTGCTCGACGCCGGCACCATCACCGAGGACGAGTTCGCGGCCATCAAGGCCAAGGCTCTGGCCTGA
- a CDS encoding flavodoxin domain-containing protein → MAAVILYGTETGTGELVADAIADVLAADFDPSIYDMTDYAAEDLDTDDFLVVVCSTYGEGELPSGALPFADELDDVKPDLSGLRFAVFGMGDSVYDDTFNRGGEIMAEMLTKLGATEVGEHYRHDASSTEKPTAAAEGWAERLKDVIAEG, encoded by the coding sequence ATGGCAGCAGTCATTCTTTACGGTACCGAGACCGGCACCGGCGAGCTGGTCGCCGATGCGATCGCCGACGTTCTGGCCGCTGACTTCGATCCGTCGATCTACGACATGACCGACTACGCCGCCGAGGATCTGGACACCGACGACTTCCTGGTCGTGGTCTGCTCCACCTACGGCGAGGGCGAACTCCCCTCCGGTGCGCTGCCGTTCGCCGATGAACTCGACGACGTGAAGCCGGACCTGTCGGGCCTGCGCTTCGCCGTGTTCGGCATGGGCGACTCCGTGTACGACGACACCTTCAACCGCGGCGGCGAGATCATGGCCGAGATGCTGACCAAGCTCGGCGCCACCGAGGTCGGCGAGCACTACCGCCACGACGCCAGCTCCACCGAGAAGCCGACCGCGGCCGCCGAGGGCTGGGCCGAGCGCCTCAAGGACGTCATCGCCGAGGGCTGA
- a CDS encoding DMT family transporter — MHSWVPALLAVLAAAMIATGTVLRQRASARNGSITKGWWLGAVVAIVGFGFQAWALGLGSILLVQPLVVLAVLFALPLEARVDHRKPSRMDWVWGGVLVAAVVLFLVIARPHPSDRRAAPTLLAVTVTVLVMVLIALVILAERCHNAHHRALCYGITAGALFGVAALLIKSVALHVIASPTEVFRHPDLYLLVVVAALAVVAQQRAFGAGDIQTSFPAMNVMEPAVSMALGVILLGENLKVGIGTVTLLILILLVAAVAVVKLAQHAAIRGDAGSHDDRSRRGVGVTAESAAES, encoded by the coding sequence ATGCATTCCTGGGTTCCGGCGCTTCTCGCTGTGCTCGCCGCGGCGATGATCGCGACGGGCACTGTGCTGCGCCAGCGTGCGTCCGCGCGCAACGGGTCCATCACCAAGGGCTGGTGGCTGGGTGCGGTGGTCGCGATCGTCGGCTTCGGTTTCCAGGCGTGGGCGCTCGGTCTCGGATCCATTCTGCTGGTTCAGCCGCTCGTGGTGCTCGCGGTGCTGTTCGCGCTGCCGCTGGAGGCGCGCGTCGATCACCGGAAGCCGTCACGGATGGACTGGGTGTGGGGCGGTGTCCTGGTCGCGGCCGTGGTGTTGTTCCTGGTCATCGCGCGTCCGCACCCGTCCGATCGTCGCGCGGCGCCGACGCTGCTCGCCGTCACGGTGACCGTGCTGGTGATGGTGCTGATCGCGCTGGTGATCCTGGCCGAGCGCTGCCACAACGCTCACCACCGTGCACTCTGCTACGGCATCACGGCGGGCGCCCTGTTCGGTGTCGCGGCGCTGCTGATCAAATCGGTGGCACTGCACGTGATCGCGTCGCCGACGGAGGTGTTCCGGCACCCCGACCTGTATCTGCTGGTGGTCGTGGCCGCGCTGGCCGTCGTCGCGCAGCAGCGGGCCTTCGGCGCCGGCGACATCCAGACGTCGTTCCCGGCGATGAACGTGATGGAACCGGCCGTCTCGATGGCCCTCGGGGTGATCCTGCTCGGTGAGAACCTCAAGGTCGGGATCGGCACCGTGACGCTGCTGATCCTTATTCTGCTGGTGGCGGCGGTGGCCGTCGTCAAACTGGCTCAGCACGCGGCGATCCGCGGCGATGCCGGATCGCACGACGACCGGAGTCGTCGCGGCGTGGGTGTGACGGCCGAATCGGCCGCGGAGTCGTAG
- a CDS encoding nucleoside deaminase, translated as MIVRTPEPGDLTHLRRCVALARHAVKVGDEPFGSLLVLDGDVLFEDFNHVSGGGDTRHPEFAIARWAAENLSADQRRAAVVYTSGEHCPMCAAAHGWVGLGRIVYAAGAIQLLQWRREWGLDDAPVAPLPISAVAPGVVVAGPAPELIDEIRALHARAAGVELD; from the coding sequence GTGATCGTGCGCACACCCGAGCCCGGCGACCTCACTCACCTGCGCCGCTGCGTCGCGCTCGCGCGGCACGCGGTGAAGGTCGGCGACGAACCGTTCGGGTCTCTCCTCGTGCTCGACGGCGACGTGCTCTTCGAGGACTTCAACCACGTCTCCGGCGGCGGCGACACCCGCCATCCCGAGTTCGCGATCGCCCGGTGGGCCGCCGAGAACCTTTCGGCGGATCAGCGGCGCGCCGCCGTCGTCTACACCTCCGGCGAACACTGCCCGATGTGCGCGGCGGCACACGGGTGGGTCGGACTCGGGCGGATCGTATACGCCGCCGGCGCCATCCAGTTGTTGCAGTGGCGCCGCGAGTGGGGATTGGACGACGCCCCGGTGGCGCCGCTGCCGATCAGCGCCGTCGCGCCGGGTGTCGTCGTCGCCGGGCCGGCGCCGGAGCTGATCGACGAGATCCGCGCCCTGCACGCCCGGGCGGCGGGCGTCGAACTGGACTGA
- a CDS encoding PE family protein: MPGGKLFGQPEDLRTAATPAVATASLLGGDGAQTVAPAAVPAIVTAFVADDQTQVLTRTLLAPTQTADGTTQLLPYLVQQFVYDPIHDLGQAWVVYAAPINTVINYPFQLLVGRDLIGNGKDGYTGGHASLIGGLLPELFGDAGDGGFLFGDGGTGAAGQAGGMAGMFGNGGAGGAGADGGQGGWLAGVGGQGGSAVTGTGGDGGAAIGVLFGIGGTGGDGGVGGNGGDGGAAGGWFGIGSLIGAGGNGGAGGAGLDGADGVPVLVGDGSAGTGGGAGGHGGAGGSGGFLFGTGGNGGSGGQGGHGGDGSDGADATIPGGAGGVGGAGGHGGDSGVAGRAGTGSLFGPNGSAGFGGSAGQGGDGGHGGDGLAGADGTTPGADGLAGGAGGAGGAAGAGGRNADGTLSDLGGAAGSGGDGGAGGRGADGANGTTPGADGQQGGDGGRGGDAGGAGTTAPGGAAGTGGAAGSGGAAGRGGDGGTGGAGVHGADGADGVVGAPNGGNGTSGGNGGAGGNAGRGGGHDGVDGSSGSGGAGGDGGNGGTGADGTLGAPNGGNGGNAGNGGAGGLAGIGSGGTRGADGLGGDGGDGGAGQGGVDGADGSVPGGDGGDGTNGGNGGNGGNAGLGGGHSTQIGTAGSGGAGGSGGNGGAGADGGVGHADGGDGGNAGSGGAGGRAGAGLGGSNGADGLGGDGGDGGAGRTGSDGAVASEPGADGGSGTSGGNGGNGGNAGLGGGHSTQVGTAGAGGDGGNGGNGADGADGWDYGQAGGRGGDGGNGGAGGSAGAGLDQVAGTDGRGGNGGNGGAGQVGADGTAATGPGLDGGDGQDGGAGGAGGNAGFGGGHTGTAGSAGSGGAGGAGGSGADGANGWDWGQSGGAGGDGGAGGAGGTGGLQTGGGRAASGADGDGGNGGNGGIGQDGEDGAPGYPAGVAGGDGQRGGDGGAGGNAGAAGGAGAQAGLGGAGGAAGNGGAGGAGADGWEYGEAGGDGGTGGAGGTGGAGGLNGDGSAAQSGAGGDGGAGGSGGDGASGSWTNIEGIDGGTGGAGGNGGGGGAAGAAGGADASNGLGGAGGSAGDGGVGGAGADGWSAGTAGAAGGTGGAGGTGGTGGSNLDGSYAAAGDGGSGGAGGTGGQGAAGWDTIVDGAAGGTGGTGGAAGAGGSNADGGHGANGAGGDGGTGGTGGTGVSGGDGAAAGNGGAGGQGGVGGAGIGGTGGGSGGAGGAGGAGGAGDGWAVRGGSAEPQAGGTGGTGGAGGAGTDGGSYGDGGAGGAGGTGASVLDGDPAAGATATAGQGGAGGAGSAGTTTAAGLGGGGGGGGGGAAVVGMSGGTAGGSAIGGAGGQGGDASSTLTGGHGGTGGSGVIEANGAGSEATGTATGGAGGNAIGAGTGGNAGEGDILALDPGDNASGAATGGAGGTGDGSGRVGGHGGDAWIQAQYGNSEATGTATGGAGGDASNGGTGGDGDYGLVLSRWGGSASGTSTGGAGGDAVVAGAKGGNGGSAQVTDLQGGTTTGTAVGGAGGVGRGGDGGNGAQGWVDTPDYTAPHGSTVNNGTAIGGAGGDGGLNAADGTRGGTGGAGGQAEVGANGGGTASGTATGGDGATGGDGSALGVGGTGGAGGDAQIFASGSDVAGTTAGGVATGGAGGTATATGTGGAGGKGIVFAQSGGSATGTDTGAVGGVGGAGVDGGKGGVGEVDASGVGSTATGSATGGQGGDGTDVTGHGSVGGAGGLGEVHATAAGATATGSARGGAGGAATDGGHGGAGGFAEVYASGVNSTATSGTDVHGATQTSIGGAGGTAGDPVSQGGTGGAGRVWASNTAASATGVGYGEAGGNARLGGTGGNGANGGSFAFVAGSTSNGTATGGSGGNASGPNSRGGDGGGGSVQVGYVNNTGTGADSGGQASGSATGGNGGDAYDGNSTGGSGGQGSILVGSSYPGVSVVNGFAAGTATGGRGGDAHGGGIGGGGSTGQVYSGVSGGTALGTGTGGNGGTGTGAGVKGGNGASGVVSVNRVGSADVGGLNASAQGSATGGSGGDSVGSTNGGNGGAATVSARGAGDQIVNSTAVGGNAVGTMAGQSAQILTSTAATNGNHVQDSTATAGTGNATARGGAAAINVTGDGTLVNSSATGGNAGSAPAGSKGGAGGSGTITVTGGSVGSSSITGGSGGQGVNGGTGGAGGNATLNASHPVSGTVAAGANGGTGNGAGNTGTAGSNTTITV, translated from the coding sequence GTGCCGGGGGGCAAGCTGTTCGGTCAGCCCGAAGACCTCCGGACCGCGGCGACACCGGCGGTCGCGACGGCCTCGCTGCTCGGCGGCGACGGAGCCCAGACCGTGGCCCCTGCTGCCGTTCCGGCGATCGTGACCGCGTTCGTTGCCGACGATCAGACGCAGGTTCTGACGCGCACGCTCTTGGCGCCGACGCAGACGGCGGACGGCACCACGCAGCTGCTGCCGTACCTGGTCCAGCAGTTCGTCTACGACCCGATTCACGACCTCGGTCAGGCCTGGGTCGTCTACGCCGCGCCGATCAACACCGTGATCAACTATCCGTTCCAGCTGCTTGTCGGGCGCGATCTGATCGGCAACGGAAAGGATGGCTACACCGGCGGCCACGCCTCCTTGATCGGCGGCCTGCTGCCAGAACTGTTTGGTGACGCCGGTGACGGCGGCTTCCTGTTCGGTGACGGCGGCACCGGCGCGGCCGGGCAGGCCGGCGGCATGGCGGGCATGTTCGGTAACGGTGGTGCGGGCGGTGCCGGCGCCGACGGCGGCCAGGGCGGCTGGCTCGCGGGCGTCGGCGGCCAGGGCGGCTCGGCGGTCACCGGTACCGGCGGCGACGGCGGCGCCGCGATCGGCGTGCTGTTCGGCATCGGTGGCACCGGTGGCGACGGCGGCGTCGGGGGGAACGGCGGCGACGGCGGCGCTGCGGGCGGCTGGTTCGGTATCGGCAGCCTGATCGGCGCCGGTGGCAACGGTGGGGCGGGTGGTGCCGGTCTGGACGGTGCCGACGGTGTCCCGGTCCTGGTGGGCGATGGCAGCGCCGGAACTGGCGGTGGCGCGGGCGGCCACGGCGGCGCCGGGGGCAGCGGCGGATTCCTCTTCGGTACCGGCGGCAACGGGGGATCCGGCGGACAGGGCGGCCACGGCGGTGACGGCAGCGACGGCGCCGACGCGACCATCCCGGGCGGTGCCGGTGGCGTCGGCGGCGCGGGCGGCCACGGCGGCGACTCCGGTGTCGCGGGTCGTGCGGGGACCGGAAGCCTGTTCGGCCCGAACGGCAGCGCCGGTTTCGGCGGCAGCGCGGGCCAGGGTGGCGACGGCGGACACGGAGGCGACGGCCTGGCCGGTGCCGACGGCACGACCCCCGGCGCCGACGGGCTCGCGGGCGGCGCGGGTGGCGCAGGCGGCGCCGCGGGCGCGGGCGGCCGGAACGCCGACGGTACCCTCAGCGACCTCGGCGGTGCCGCGGGTAGCGGTGGTGACGGCGGTGCCGGCGGCCGGGGTGCGGACGGCGCGAATGGTACGACGCCGGGCGCCGACGGACAGCAGGGTGGCGACGGCGGCCGGGGCGGCGATGCGGGTGGTGCCGGTACGACGGCCCCGGGCGGCGCGGCCGGTACGGGCGGCGCGGCTGGATCCGGTGGCGCCGCCGGTCGTGGCGGCGACGGCGGAACCGGTGGCGCGGGGGTTCACGGCGCCGACGGCGCCGATGGCGTCGTGGGTGCGCCGAACGGTGGCAACGGCACCTCTGGCGGCAACGGTGGCGCCGGTGGCAACGCCGGCCGCGGCGGTGGCCATGACGGGGTGGACGGCAGCTCTGGGTCCGGTGGCGCCGGCGGAGACGGCGGCAACGGCGGAACCGGTGCGGACGGAACCCTCGGTGCGCCGAACGGCGGCAACGGCGGCAACGCGGGCAATGGCGGTGCCGGTGGGCTCGCCGGTATCGGTTCGGGCGGTACGCGGGGCGCCGACGGGCTGGGCGGCGATGGTGGCGACGGTGGTGCGGGCCAGGGCGGCGTCGACGGCGCCGACGGCAGCGTGCCCGGCGGTGACGGCGGCGATGGCACGAACGGCGGCAACGGGGGCAACGGCGGTAACGCCGGACTCGGCGGCGGCCACAGCACCCAGATCGGTACCGCCGGATCCGGCGGTGCGGGCGGCAGCGGCGGCAACGGCGGTGCCGGTGCCGACGGGGGCGTCGGACATGCGGACGGCGGTGACGGCGGCAACGCGGGCAGCGGCGGTGCCGGTGGCCGGGCCGGTGCCGGACTCGGCGGATCGAACGGCGCCGACGGTCTGGGTGGCGACGGCGGTGACGGCGGTGCGGGCCGGACCGGATCCGACGGTGCCGTCGCGTCGGAACCCGGCGCGGACGGCGGCTCCGGAACGAGCGGCGGAAACGGGGGCAACGGCGGCAACGCCGGACTCGGCGGCGGCCACAGCACGCAGGTCGGGACGGCCGGAGCCGGTGGCGACGGCGGCAACGGTGGCAACGGCGCGGACGGCGCCGACGGCTGGGACTACGGCCAGGCCGGCGGGCGCGGCGGCGACGGTGGGAACGGCGGCGCGGGCGGCAGCGCGGGCGCGGGGCTCGACCAGGTCGCCGGGACCGACGGCCGCGGCGGCAACGGTGGGAACGGCGGTGCGGGGCAGGTCGGTGCGGACGGTACCGCCGCGACCGGGCCGGGTCTCGACGGTGGCGACGGCCAGGACGGCGGCGCCGGTGGTGCGGGTGGTAACGCGGGCTTCGGCGGCGGGCATACCGGGACGGCGGGTTCGGCCGGATCCGGTGGCGCGGGCGGTGCCGGTGGCAGCGGCGCGGACGGTGCGAACGGCTGGGACTGGGGCCAGAGCGGCGGTGCCGGTGGCGACGGCGGTGCCGGTGGTGCCGGCGGCACCGGCGGCCTGCAGACGGGCGGCGGCCGCGCGGCGTCGGGCGCCGACGGCGACGGCGGGAACGGCGGAAACGGTGGTATCGGACAAGACGGTGAGGACGGCGCTCCCGGCTATCCGGCCGGTGTGGCCGGCGGTGACGGGCAGCGCGGCGGCGACGGCGGAGCGGGCGGTAACGCCGGTGCCGCGGGCGGCGCCGGCGCCCAGGCCGGGCTGGGCGGCGCCGGTGGTGCCGCCGGAAACGGTGGTGCGGGCGGAGCCGGTGCGGACGGCTGGGAGTACGGCGAGGCCGGCGGTGACGGCGGCACCGGTGGAGCCGGTGGCACGGGCGGCGCCGGCGGCCTGAACGGCGACGGCAGCGCCGCGCAGTCCGGTGCCGGGGGCGACGGCGGCGCGGGCGGCTCCGGTGGTGACGGCGCCTCCGGCTCGTGGACGAACATCGAAGGCATCGACGGCGGTACCGGTGGTGCGGGCGGTAACGGTGGCGGCGGCGGAGCCGCGGGCGCTGCCGGAGGAGCCGACGCGAGCAACGGACTCGGCGGTGCGGGCGGATCGGCCGGTGACGGTGGTGTGGGCGGCGCCGGTGCGGACGGCTGGAGTGCCGGAACCGCGGGTGCGGCGGGCGGCACCGGCGGCGCCGGAGGCACGGGCGGTACCGGTGGATCGAATCTCGACGGGTCGTACGCGGCGGCCGGCGACGGCGGAAGCGGCGGCGCCGGTGGGACCGGTGGTCAGGGTGCGGCCGGATGGGACACCATCGTCGACGGCGCCGCGGGCGGAACCGGCGGCACCGGCGGTGCGGCCGGGGCGGGCGGCTCGAACGCCGACGGCGGCCACGGTGCGAACGGCGCGGGCGGTGACGGCGGAACAGGCGGAACCGGTGGCACCGGCGTCAGCGGCGGCGACGGTGCCGCCGCGGGCAACGGCGGAGCCGGCGGCCAGGGCGGCGTGGGCGGAGCGGGTATCGGTGGCACCGGCGGCGGTTCGGGTGGTGCCGGTGGCGCGGGTGGTGCCGGCGGTGCCGGTGACGGATGGGCCGTGCGGGGCGGTAGCGCCGAGCCGCAAGCGGGTGGCACCGGCGGTACCGGTGGCGCGGGCGGTGCCGGAACCGACGGCGGATCTTACGGAGACGGCGGTGCGGGTGGCGCCGGCGGCACGGGGGCGAGTGTGCTCGACGGCGACCCGGCCGCCGGAGCCACCGCGACCGCTGGACAGGGCGGCGCGGGCGGTGCCGGTAGCGCGGGCACGACGACCGCGGCCGGACTCGGTGGCGGTGGCGGCGGTGGCGGTGGCGGCGCCGCGGTCGTCGGCATGTCCGGCGGCACGGCCGGTGGTTCGGCGATCGGCGGCGCGGGCGGCCAGGGCGGCGATGCGTCGTCGACCCTGACCGGCGGCCACGGCGGAACCGGCGGCAGCGGTGTGATCGAAGCGAACGGCGCGGGCAGTGAAGCGACCGGGACCGCGACCGGCGGTGCCGGTGGCAATGCGATCGGCGCGGGTACCGGCGGAAACGCCGGAGAGGGCGACATCCTGGCACTTGATCCGGGCGACAATGCCTCCGGCGCGGCCACCGGCGGCGCCGGCGGCACGGGTGACGGATCGGGCAGGGTCGGCGGCCACGGCGGTGACGCCTGGATCCAGGCCCAATACGGGAACAGCGAGGCGACCGGCACCGCGACCGGCGGCGCCGGCGGCGACGCGTCGAACGGCGGCACCGGCGGTGACGGCGACTACGGGCTGGTCCTCTCCCGCTGGGGCGGCTCGGCGTCCGGCACGTCGACCGGCGGTGCCGGTGGCGACGCGGTCGTCGCGGGCGCGAAGGGCGGAAACGGCGGCAGCGCCCAGGTGACCGACCTCCAAGGCGGCACGACGACCGGTACCGCGGTCGGTGGCGCCGGCGGTGTCGGACGCGGCGGTGACGGCGGCAACGGCGCGCAGGGCTGGGTCGACACCCCCGACTACACCGCGCCGCACGGCAGCACCGTGAACAACGGCACGGCGATCGGTGGCGCAGGCGGCGACGGCGGCCTCAACGCCGCCGACGGCACGCGCGGCGGCACCGGCGGTGCGGGTGGCCAGGCCGAGGTCGGCGCCAACGGCGGCGGCACCGCCTCCGGCACGGCGACCGGCGGCGACGGCGCTACCGGCGGCGACGGTTCGGCGCTCGGTGTCGGCGGCACCGGTGGCGCAGGCGGCGACGCGCAGATCTTCGCGTCCGGCTCCGACGTCGCGGGGACGACGGCCGGCGGTGTTGCGACGGGCGGGGCGGGCGGCACCGCGACTGCCACCGGCACCGGCGGCGCCGGTGGCAAGGGCATCGTCTTCGCGCAGAGCGGTGGCTCGGCGACCGGTACGGACACCGGTGCGGTCGGCGGTGTCGGCGGCGCGGGTGTCGACGGCGGCAAGGGCGGTGTGGGCGAGGTCGACGCCTCCGGGGTCGGCAGTACCGCGACCGGTTCGGCGACCGGCGGCCAGGGCGGCGACGGCACCGATGTCACCGGTCACGGCAGTGTCGGCGGCGCAGGCGGGCTCGGTGAGGTGCATGCGACCGCGGCCGGGGCGACGGCGACCGGTTCGGCACGTGGCGGCGCGGGCGGTGCCGCGACCGACGGTGGCCACGGCGGTGCCGGCGGCTTCGCCGAGGTGTACGCCAGCGGCGTGAACAGCACCGCGACCAGCGGAACCGACGTCCACGGTGCGACGCAGACCTCGATCGGCGGCGCCGGCGGTACGGCCGGCGATCCGGTGAGTCAGGGCGGGACCGGCGGCGCCGGACGCGTCTGGGCGAGCAACACCGCCGCCTCGGCGACCGGCGTGGGCTACGGCGAGGCCGGCGGCAACGCCCGACTCGGCGGCACCGGTGGCAACGGAGCCAACGGCGGGTCGTTCGCCTTCGTCGCTGGCAGCACCTCGAACGGCACCGCGACCGGCGGCAGCGGCGGCAACGCCAGCGGGCCGAACAGCCGGGGCGGCGACGGCGGCGGGGGATCGGTCCAGGTCGGTTACGTGAACAACACCGGCACGGGCGCCGACTCCGGAGGACAGGCGTCGGGATCGGCCACGGGCGGCAACGGCGGTGACGCGTACGACGGCAACAGCACCGGTGGGAGCGGCGGACAGGGATCGATCCTGGTCGGTTCGAGCTACCCGGGCGTGTCCGTCGTCAACGGGTTCGCGGCCGGCACTGCGACCGGCGGGCGGGGCGGTGACGCCCACGGCGGCGGTATCGGTGGTGGCGGCTCCACCGGACAGGTCTACAGCGGGGTCAGCGGCGGCACCGCGCTGGGAACCGGGACCGGCGGAAACGGCGGCACGGGCACCGGCGCCGGGGTCAAGGGCGGCAACGGCGCGTCGGGTGTGGTGTCGGTGAACCGGGTCGGCAGCGCCGACGTCGGCGGCCTGAACGCTTCGGCGCAGGGGTCGGCGACCGGCGGCAGCGGCGGCGACAGCGTCGGCAGTACCAACGGCGGCAACGGTGGGGCCGCGACGGTCAGCGCACGCGGGGCCGGCGATCAGATCGTGAACTCGACCGCTGTCGGTGGGAACGCGGTCGGCACGATGGCCGGCCAGTCCGCCCAGATCCTGACGAGTACGGCCGCGACGAACGGCAACCACGTGCAGGACAGCACTGCGACGGCGGGCACCGGCAACGCGACCGCTCGGGGCGGCGCCGCCGCGATCAACGTCACCGGGGACGGCACGCTCGTCAACAGCAGCGCGACCGGCGGCAACGCGGGCTCGGCGCCCGCCGGAAGCAAGGGCGGAGCCGGCGGCTCCGGGACCATCACCGTCACCGGCGGCTCGGTCGGGAGCAGTTCGATCACCGGCGGATCGGGCGGTCAGGGCGTGAACGGCGGCACCGGTGGCGCGGGTGGCAACGCCACCCTGAACGCGTCGCATCCGGTGTCCGGAACCGTCGCGGCCGGTGCGAACGGCGGCACCGGAAACGGTGCCGGGAACACCGGCACCGCGGGCTCGAACACGACGATCACCGTCTAG